A single Amphiprion ocellaris isolate individual 3 ecotype Okinawa chromosome 15, ASM2253959v1, whole genome shotgun sequence DNA region contains:
- the mycbp gene encoding C-Myc-binding protein codes for MAHYRASESKREQFRRYLEKSGVLDTITSVLVALYEETEKPNNALDFIKLHLGASGSEPADGEALRLELADLQQKFNLLMEENKELKNRLMQYEPSPDDGAAE; via the exons ATGGCCCATTATAGA GCCTCAGAATCTAAGCGAGAACAGTTTAGAAGATACCTAGAGAAGTCTGGGGTCCTGGACACTATAACAAGCG TTTTAGTGGCGCTTTATGAGGAGACTGAAAAACCCAACAATGCATTGGA TTTCATAAAGCTTCACCTCGGGGCGTCAGGATCAGAGCCGGCGGACGGTGAAGCTTTGCGTTTGGAGCTCGCTGATCTACAGCAGAAGTTCAACCTGCTCATGGAGGagaacaaagagctgaagaaCAGG CTGATGCAGTACGAACCGTCGCCAGACGATGGAGCAGCGGAGTAG
- the si:ch1073-513e17.1 gene encoding sialin — protein sequence MPPPDGCSINAAPSDKSEDSEPLIENHAVPPRCCSARLNLAVLMFLGFCVVYGLRVNLSVAMVAMVNSTEPEPAGNTSVVHACPVPSGRENTSDTFQQPKGTPQYSWDSETQGWLLGAFFFGYLCTQIPGGYLAGHYGGSLFLGLGVLGTAALTLLTPLAAQWGSYWLFALRALEGFGEGVTFPAMMALWARWAPPLERSRLMTLSGSGANFGAFLALPLTGYICQTLGWPAVFYLCGGAGCLWAVFWFMFVSDDPRTHRRISEEERDYIINSIGPQGTGHGWSIPLVSMLLSVPLWAIIITQMCSNWAYYTLLTSLPTYMDTILHFDLQSNGFLSALPYLGAWLVSTLSGIVADALIERRVFSVTTVRKIFTTTGLLLPAAFLVAVGYSGCSHILTVTFLTLSTTVGGSSASGVYINQIDVAPRYAGFLLGITNTFGTIPGVVAPIVTGYFTENHTLDGWRKVFCVAAGINMGGALFYLIFGSGKIQPWAETEEEKTETERRRRRSSSQSDSS from the exons ATGCCGCCTCCAGACGGCTGCTCCATCAACGCAGCGCCTTCGGACAAGAGCGAGGACAGCGAACCGCTCATCGAGAATCATGCAG TTCCTCCTCGGTGCTGCTCGGCTCGTCTCAACCTCGCCGTCCTCATGTTCTTGGGCTTCTGCGTCGTCTACGGTCTCCGTGTCAACCTCAGCGTCGCCATGGTAGCGATGGTGAACAGCACGGAGCCTGAGCCGGCCGGCAACACCTCCGTCGTCCATGCATGTCCCGTGCCGTCGGGGAGAGAAAACACCAGCGACACTTTCCAGCAGCCTAAAGGG ACCCCTCAGTACTCCTGGGACTCGGAGACTCAGGGCTGGCTGCTGGGAGCCTTCTTCTTCGGATACCTGTGCACCCAGATCCCGGGCGGATACCTGGCCGGCCACTACGGGGGGAGCCTCTTCTTGGGTCTGGGGGTGTTGGGCACGGCGGccctcaccctcctcacccctctggctgcacagtgggggTCCTACTGGCTGTTTGCACTGCGAGCGCTGGAGGGTTTTGGAGAG GGGGTGACGTTCCCGGCCATGATGGCGCTGTGGGCTCGCTGGGCTCCTCCTCTGGAACGTTCTCGCCTCATGACCCTGTCGGGGTCCGGGGCCAACTTCGGGGCCTTTCTGGCTCTGCCGCTCACCGGCTACATCTGCCAGACACTGGGCTGGCCGGCCGTCTTCTACCTCTGTG GAGGCGCTGGATGCCTCTGGGCAGTTTTctggtttatgtttgtgtcCGATGACCCTCGCACTCATCGTCGAATCAGCGAAGAGGAGAGAGATTACATCATCAACTCCATCGGACCGCAG GGTACAGGTCACGGCTGGTCCATCCCTCTAGTGTCCATGCTGCTGTCAGTCCCTCTGTGGGCGATAATCATCACCCAGATGTGTTCAAACTGGGCCTACTACACTCTGCTCACCTCCCTGCCCACATACATGGACACCATCCTGCACTTCGACCTGCAGTCG AATGGGTTTCTGTCCGCCCTGCCGTACCTCGGTGCCTGGTTGGTCTCCACGCTGTCAGGCATCGTTGCCGACGCTCTGATTGAGAGGAGAGTTTTCAGCGTCACCACCGTACGAAAGATCTTCACAACCACCG GTCTGCTGCTGCCGGCAGCTTTCCTCGTTGCCGTGGGTTACTCCGGCTGCAGCCACATCCTCACCGTCACCTTCCTCACGCTTTCCACCACCGTCGGAGGAAGCAGCGCCTCTGGAGTTTACATCAACCAGATAGACGTCGCTCCTCG GTACGCAGGATTCCTTCTGGGAATCACCAACACATTCGGAACAATTCCAGGCGTTGTGGCGCCGATCGTAACCGGATACTTTActgaaaat CACACCCTGGACGGCTGGAGGAAGGTTTTCTGTGTCGCTGCAGGAATAAACATGGGCGGCGCTCTCTTCTACTTGATATTCGGCAGCGGGAAGATCCAACCGTGGGCGGAAACCGAGGAGGAGAAAACGGAaacggagaggaggaggagg
- the LOC111564495 gene encoding gap junction alpha-9 protein-like → MGDWNFLGGILEEVHIHSTMVGKIWLTILFIFRMLVLGVAAEDVWNDEQSDFVCNTEQPGCRNVCYDEAFPISLIRYWVLQVIFVSSPSLVYMGHAIYQLRALEKERHCKKVALRREMEAVDAELAEVKKRIEKEMRQLEQGKLNKAPLRGSLLCTYVAHIVTRSVVEVSFMMGQYILYGHRLNTLYKCDREPCPNVVDCFVSRPTEKTVFMMFMQAIACISLFLSLLEIMHLAYKKVKKGILEFYPHLKDNLDDYYGNKSKKNSVVHQVCVGTCAGRKSTTIPTAPSGYTLLLEKQGNGPNYPLLSASSAFVPIQGDTGVRLDIHKDSKEGVPSPTEHNSNSNNTSSDTRSPPADKQDEPEEMPSPQHEDEEYPTLPAADVSACSALSGITRKSRRISPQCNCSTVMESNGSDSGDSYHGSSTKLRSSCIGPRARIHSKSDIKRSSRSQSPDSVGELSSVSRHSRESNSRDSNSPTASPPNRRVSGTSSSSGRRAPTDLQI, encoded by the coding sequence ATGGGAGACTGGAACTTCCTGGGAGGGATCTTGGAGGAGGTGCACATCCACTCCACCATGGTGGGGAAGATCTGGCTCACCATCCTGTTCATCTTCCGGATGCTGGTTCTGGGCGTCGCTGCCGAGGACGTGTGGAACGACGAGCAGTCCGACTTCGTCTGCAACACGGAGCAGCCCGGCTGCCGTAACGTCTGCTACGACGAGGCCTTCCCCATCTCCCTCATCCGCTACTGGGTCCTGCAGGTCATCTTCGTGTCCTCGCCCTCGCTGGTCTACATGGGCCACGCCATCTACCAGCTGCGAGCTCTGGAGAAGGAACGCCACTGCAAGAAGGTGGCTCTGCGCCGGGAGATGGAGGCCGTGGACGCCGAGCTGGCGGAGGTGAAGAAGAGGATCGAGAAGGAGATGAGGCAGCTGGAGCAGGGGAAGCTGAACAAAGCGCCGCTGAGAGGCTCGCTGCTGTGCACCTATGTGGCCCACATCGTCACCCGCTCAGTGGTGGAGGTCAGCTTCATGATGGGTCAGTACATCCTGTACGGACACCGTCTGAACACGCTGTACAAGTGCGACCGGGAGCCGTGTCCTAACGTGGTGGACTGCTTCGTGTCCAGGCCCACCGAGAAAACTGTGTTCATGATGTTCATGCAAGCCATCGCCTGCATCTCCCTGTTCCTCAGCCTGCTGGAGATCATGCACCTCGCATACAAGAAGGTCAAGAAGGGCATCCTGGAATTTTACCCGCATCTGAAGGACAACCTGGATGATTACTATGGCAACAAGTCAAAAAAGAACTCAGTTGTGCATCAGGTTTGTGTGGGAACCTGTGCAGGACGCAAGTCCACCACCATCCCCACAGCCCCGAGTGGATACACATTACTGCTGGAGAAGCAGGGCAATGGGCCCAACTACCCCCTGCTCAGCGCCTCCTCCGCCTTCGTCCCCATACAGGGGGACACCGGTGTGAGGCTGGACATCCACAAGGACAGTAAGGAGGGAGTACCGAGCCCCACAGAGCACAACAGCAACTCCAACAACACCAGCAGCGACACACGGTCACCTCCTGCAGACAAACAGGACGAACCAGAGGAGATGCCTTCACCCCAACATGAGGATGAGGAGTATCCAACCCTTCCGGCAGCAGACGTCTCGGCCTGCTCCGCTCTGTCCGGCATCACCAGGAAGTCGAGGAGGATCAGTCCACAGTGCAACTGCTCCACGGTGATGGAGAGCAACGGCTCAGACAGCGGAGATTCGTACCACGGCAGCAGCACGAAGCTCCGCAGCAGCTGCATCGGTCCCAGAGCCAGGATTCACTCCAAGTCAGACATCAAGAGGTCGAGCAGGTCGCAGAGTCCAGACTCTGTAGGAGAACTGAGCTCAGTATCCAGACACAGCAGAGAGAGCAACAGCCGGGACAGTAACAGTCCTACAGCCTCCCCTCCAAACCGCAGAGTGTCGGGgacgagcagcagcagcggcagaaGAGCTCCGACTGATTTACAGATCTGA